The following proteins come from a genomic window of Meiothermus sp. QL-1:
- a CDS encoding translocation/assembly module TamB domain-containing protein, translating to MRFWRWLAAFLLLLLVGLPAFPPLIARVLQEGLGAAGLEASWRAVGGYLLTGLELRGVRLEGEGFRLEADRLRLGYNLLGLRRKELPLRIWAEEGQVLLHWENLFPEEAAPAAPSPIALRVEELGLSRIAVQFEEGRRVMLPPVQARVEGTGPYQVHLRLPEGRLNAVVWRTGQAFEAWRIEARGELRAARYWFDGLEAGEVEGIWTVGPGGIQGRNQIKGARVRLVGFDLGEIYGGVDFDGRLVTANLVGRGLGGPLRGAATVDLERQEYRFRVEGRPTLPALAQHFGLRLPVEGEGPLVLEGRGWQHLVLSGRYSGEGRMLGEPLRYEGTLAFDQLFRLDALVDGAFFDRTFQARLALRGEGYSLVVRDTYQSELRLDGRGARLAGQGVLALPRPLAGEAELRFAGEGARWQLGVRAEGVGLPLFRPFSLSGRLEGEGARVQGQLGALRLGGTWDDLLLELGRLELAVGSLGGRGRLQGGRLQAELAYDSPYARFPLSLWQEDGAWRVANRYAQGRYAGGVFDLQVRDLPLEVLEPLRLSGRLRYSEGQLSGGWGLQGERLWVEGVLQALSTRFKGEVKTPWRALPLVGTADAGGLSARLDTLGIRADALGVRFQGPLVLNPQLRLEANLGLRGSRYEGEARLDTPWLQGRVEGRGEGLWLRTEGYARLSGPLWPSPALSGPLTLPRVGPLEVPPVFLRIDREAVRWAGGELRLRAGLPFEGSLPFRLAGEEGRLWARGNLERGRLVLSTPYGQLSGEGPWGGLAVRGRLAYAGYQAELRLLADLFRLAYQGRVEVPRLEGGLWFQGQGASLTYTAELQNGRLRLAGSYSPAPEPLEGLRFRLVASDYDLAPWGLPATVRGSWSERGGRLTLRSAYGQAQLTAPRLLGPFAVRVESPYASLAGWADFGALNLRGTLNLPYLRGTLAVQGPWQNLAARGQGVYALPYLEPLPWRFEADVWERGWRLSGPLALEGQGLAYRGQVNWPYRLQGRAGVLRGALEGEGLSLSGELETTYAGLPLKGWFRLPEAALERLEARLTLPGGRVEWAGRQALFDLAAAPLAQAFGLEVEGWLRGWLDLEGRGEAEGQLRAWGQRLQLDYKDRSLALFLPEHQAGVVAELAPGQAPRLVGIGALEGTVELGEVLRGSLSYQGPVRAVAELQGTLQRPQVVLEAATPWAELRAQGSYILARQRAEGSLELGGPYAQGRLAFFSVGSRYQASGRLESLQYLRQGGVLRLSGEGGRWQAVWAAPLRLEASGQGAHLERLELAGQGRLELPELGQLPLSGRLGLSEQGFRGRMQLGGPVDLALVGEGERLWARGTAYGVGLEAYADLQGSLGGRLGLERRLAESSLRVEARLGGRIFQPELEGEGALEGRGARVALRFGYREGLWAEAEGAGLSARLEGRHLRVDFSGSLEPFTGLPVSLRTQGEGPWERLVLPLRLSGPNLEAEGLLRPAQPLLQLAGRYERQRFELAYDGMARLRLEGPYATGLVRWVDGAPSGLLSLDLPLPIGRLVGRADLDGGRVTLEGQEGLRGRVLAQLREGWGQPARWRVEAGLQGALAGQPLGFSGRFELDGAPLALRGGGQLELPGWGGLALEAQGEEVEVRGQEGLDPLQGRLVLRPLRLDWSYVGALPRGLGELTARGTYPGRWAQGRYQGFGQALALEGEERTLRLSAPGLEARLAPEGLSARLAGYRPLEGLQLSGVLEGAWQALSARLEWAGWGRQGGLEARWAERRLEARLEGDLAGALVYDGAWKGRLELREGYFELSGTGLPLLEGEALGLALRLRYPWLEVAASREELNRPDGHLTLELARREASGSLALAGLVLRGQGPRLEGGYPLADGRLLAELDLRTLVLELSAPGLGTGALRLAQGQLGGAMTLSLYGLEASLEGSGEELRLRVRHPETPWLPWGAGGLEGRVGLDGAWRLLYQDVGRRQRLRAEGRLLEGRLEAEGAWLEGQMRYAQSAWQGRLRANLPLETLASRLELELEGREVLEARGHLRGDLGRLDLEARLGREGPSARAGFDDLAVEEVPWVNGRLPFLTGRATGSLLYEQGRLRFELKSPALRVRGDELALASRLEGVWQGGRGEALLSLERASAQGEGLGANRTTLRLRLGGGRLEGEASAQAFPLHWLFSAWAGELAGRAFWTGQARFSLNLEDPWASRGVWVGEYLRFEGGGDTLVGRAALRFEQERLYIDHLALSGKGTWSGSGYYGRRGSDLQLNLENTVFTPVLQVIPNLKPLTPEGSGTLRLRANGRTFELALEDFKFRLGPVRAETPRALVRVADSARAEGRLRLTAPYPAEAQLSGEGDLSSFTVRAVGSANLPLLSPDEPFALSFSYPAYTLDATLQRRPARLYGTLFPQLILTLQGQVPVSYPRYFLLDGLLDTNLILRYQRGSYLLQGAVEVLRARLGLPEGEREVSIALPAEPAQAGGGMPVEFVNVQIRAERGVLIQESLAQGELAGEVYLSGSLLDPYLSGEVVPLRGSFRLWDRDFVIRDRGQERSYARFTPSAGILPELQIIADTTVLDRAQDNQRIQVNLTLRGTFVRQNGRIKVNLTPSFVALAGGEPARKNDGEVYTEAEIYALLLLGRSDLSALPADIAQTGLQAAVQNFIVGQLERELARALGLDQVRLEIPALNGGTLEETRFTVGRYLSSELFLAYSVDLRGYQTLFAEYQQGDFRFRFSSEVFPRPRPELTLGYTLRPLGIDLTLDLATGVSDGVRGDGIRFGVGLTFRF from the coding sequence GTGCGGTTTTGGCGCTGGCTGGCGGCTTTTTTGCTCCTCCTTCTGGTGGGGCTGCCGGCCTTTCCCCCCCTCATCGCCCGCGTGCTGCAGGAGGGCCTGGGGGCCGCAGGCCTCGAGGCGAGCTGGCGGGCGGTGGGGGGGTATCTCCTCACCGGCCTCGAGCTGCGGGGAGTGCGGCTGGAGGGCGAGGGGTTCCGGCTCGAGGCCGACCGCCTTCGCCTGGGCTACAATCTTTTGGGCCTGAGGCGAAAAGAGCTGCCGCTGCGCATATGGGCCGAGGAGGGCCAGGTCCTCCTTCACTGGGAGAACCTGTTCCCCGAAGAGGCGGCCCCCGCGGCCCCTTCCCCCATCGCCTTGCGGGTAGAGGAGCTGGGGCTCAGCCGCATAGCCGTGCAGTTCGAGGAAGGGCGCCGGGTGATGCTCCCCCCCGTGCAGGCAAGGGTGGAGGGGACAGGGCCCTACCAGGTGCACCTGCGCCTGCCCGAGGGGCGCTTGAACGCTGTAGTCTGGCGGACGGGCCAGGCCTTTGAGGCCTGGCGGATTGAGGCCCGAGGAGAACTCAGGGCGGCCCGCTACTGGTTTGACGGCCTGGAGGCCGGGGAGGTGGAGGGAATTTGGACGGTGGGGCCGGGGGGAATCCAGGGCCGGAACCAGATCAAAGGCGCCCGGGTGCGGCTGGTGGGTTTTGACCTGGGCGAGATTTACGGCGGCGTGGACTTCGACGGCCGGTTGGTGACGGCCAACCTGGTGGGGCGGGGACTGGGCGGCCCTTTGAGGGGGGCGGCCACCGTGGACCTGGAGCGCCAGGAGTACCGCTTCCGGGTGGAGGGCCGCCCGACCCTTCCGGCTTTGGCCCAGCACTTCGGCCTGCGCCTGCCGGTGGAAGGGGAGGGGCCTTTGGTGCTGGAGGGGCGGGGCTGGCAGCACCTGGTGCTCTCGGGCCGCTACAGCGGGGAGGGGCGGATGCTGGGCGAGCCCCTGCGCTACGAGGGAACGCTGGCCTTTGACCAGCTCTTCCGGCTGGATGCCCTGGTGGACGGGGCTTTTTTCGACCGAACCTTCCAGGCCCGGCTGGCTTTGCGCGGGGAGGGGTATTCGCTGGTTGTGCGCGACACCTACCAAAGCGAGCTGCGGCTTGACGGCCGGGGGGCTCGCCTGGCGGGCCAGGGGGTGTTGGCGCTCCCCCGGCCCCTGGCGGGCGAGGCCGAGCTACGCTTCGCCGGGGAGGGGGCCCGCTGGCAGCTCGGGGTGCGGGCCGAGGGGGTGGGCCTGCCCCTGTTCAGACCCTTCAGCCTCTCGGGCCGCCTAGAAGGGGAGGGGGCGCGGGTGCAGGGCCAGCTCGGGGCCCTGCGGCTTGGGGGTACCTGGGACGACCTCTTGCTCGAGCTGGGCCGCCTCGAGCTGGCGGTGGGCAGCCTGGGTGGGCGGGGCCGGCTTCAGGGGGGCCGGCTTCAGGCCGAGCTGGCCTACGACTCCCCCTACGCCCGCTTTCCCCTGAGCCTCTGGCAGGAGGACGGAGCCTGGCGGGTGGCCAACCGCTATGCCCAGGGGCGTTACGCGGGGGGAGTTTTCGACCTGCAGGTGCGCGACCTGCCCCTGGAGGTCCTGGAACCCCTCCGGCTTTCGGGTAGGCTGCGCTACAGCGAAGGGCAGCTCTCGGGCGGCTGGGGCCTGCAGGGCGAGCGGCTTTGGGTGGAGGGGGTATTGCAGGCGCTCTCGACCCGCTTCAAAGGAGAGGTGAAGACCCCCTGGCGCGCCCTTCCTCTGGTGGGCACCGCCGATGCCGGGGGGCTTTCGGCCCGGCTGGACACCCTTGGCATCCGGGCCGATGCCCTTGGGGTGCGCTTCCAGGGGCCCCTGGTCCTGAACCCCCAGCTTCGGCTGGAGGCCAATCTGGGTCTGCGGGGCTCGCGCTACGAGGGGGAGGCGCGCCTCGATACCCCCTGGCTTCAGGGGCGGGTGGAGGGCCGGGGGGAAGGGCTTTGGCTGCGCACGGAAGGGTATGCCCGGCTTTCGGGGCCGCTTTGGCCGAGCCCTGCGCTCTCGGGCCCCCTGACGCTGCCCAGGGTGGGCCCGCTGGAGGTGCCGCCCGTCTTTTTACGTATAGACCGCGAGGCGGTGCGCTGGGCGGGAGGGGAGCTCCGGCTCAGGGCCGGCCTGCCCTTCGAGGGCAGCCTGCCCTTCCGCCTGGCAGGGGAGGAGGGGCGCCTTTGGGCCCGAGGCAACCTGGAGCGAGGGCGGTTGGTGCTCTCCACGCCCTACGGCCAGCTCAGCGGCGAGGGGCCCTGGGGGGGCTTGGCGGTGCGGGGCCGGCTGGCCTATGCCGGCTACCAGGCCGAGCTGCGCCTTTTGGCCGACCTTTTCCGCCTCGCCTACCAGGGGCGGGTGGAGGTGCCGAGGCTGGAGGGGGGGCTTTGGTTCCAGGGTCAGGGCGCCAGCCTGACCTACACAGCGGAGCTGCAGAACGGCCGCCTGCGCCTGGCAGGGAGCTACAGCCCGGCGCCGGAGCCGCTGGAGGGACTGCGCTTCCGGCTTGTGGCCTCGGACTACGACCTTGCTCCCTGGGGCCTGCCCGCCACCGTAAGGGGAAGCTGGTCGGAGCGGGGAGGGCGGCTTACCCTTCGCTCGGCTTACGGCCAGGCCCAGCTTACGGCCCCCCGCCTTTTGGGGCCCTTTGCGGTGCGGGTGGAGAGCCCCTACGCCTCGCTGGCCGGCTGGGCTGATTTCGGGGCCCTCAACCTTCGCGGTACGCTGAATCTGCCCTACCTGCGCGGCACCCTGGCGGTGCAGGGCCCTTGGCAAAACCTGGCGGCCCGGGGCCAGGGCGTCTATGCCCTGCCCTACCTCGAGCCCCTACCCTGGCGCTTCGAGGCCGACGTGTGGGAGAGGGGCTGGCGCCTTTCGGGACCGCTGGCCCTGGAGGGCCAGGGGCTCGCCTACCGGGGCCAGGTGAACTGGCCCTACCGCCTGCAGGGGCGGGCCGGGGTGCTGCGGGGGGCGCTGGAGGGGGAGGGGCTGAGCCTTTCGGGGGAGCTCGAGACCACCTACGCGGGGCTGCCCCTAAAGGGTTGGTTCCGCCTTCCGGAGGCCGCGCTGGAGCGCCTGGAGGCCCGGCTGACCTTGCCCGGGGGCCGGGTGGAGTGGGCCGGTCGGCAGGCCCTTTTTGACCTGGCGGCCGCACCCCTGGCCCAGGCCTTCGGCCTCGAGGTCGAGGGCTGGCTGCGGGGCTGGCTGGACCTGGAGGGCCGGGGCGAGGCGGAAGGGCAGCTGCGGGCCTGGGGCCAGCGGCTGCAGCTCGACTACAAAGACCGCTCCCTGGCCCTCTTCTTGCCCGAGCACCAGGCCGGGGTGGTGGCGGAGCTGGCCCCGGGGCAGGCCCCGCGCCTGGTGGGCATCGGGGCCCTGGAGGGGACGGTGGAGCTGGGGGAGGTGCTGCGCGGCTCCCTGAGCTACCAGGGCCCGGTGCGGGCGGTGGCCGAGCTGCAGGGCACCCTCCAGCGCCCCCAGGTGGTCCTGGAGGCGGCCACCCCCTGGGCCGAGCTCAGGGCTCAGGGCAGCTACATCCTTGCCCGGCAGCGGGCCGAGGGGAGCCTCGAGCTGGGGGGGCCCTACGCCCAGGGTCGCCTTGCCTTCTTCAGCGTGGGCAGCCGCTACCAGGCCAGCGGGCGGTTGGAAAGCCTGCAGTACCTGCGCCAGGGGGGGGTGCTGCGCCTGAGCGGGGAAGGGGGCCGGTGGCAGGCGGTCTGGGCGGCCCCCCTGCGCCTGGAGGCCAGCGGGCAGGGGGCCCATCTGGAGCGGCTGGAGCTGGCCGGGCAGGGGAGGCTCGAGCTTCCAGAACTGGGCCAGCTACCCCTCTCGGGCCGCCTTGGATTGTCGGAGCAGGGCTTCCGGGGGCGGATGCAGCTTGGGGGTCCGGTAGACCTGGCCCTGGTGGGGGAGGGGGAGCGGCTTTGGGCCCGGGGCACGGCCTACGGGGTGGGGCTGGAGGCCTATGCCGACCTTCAGGGTTCGCTGGGGGGGCGGCTTGGCCTGGAGCGCCGCCTGGCTGAGAGCAGCCTGCGGGTCGAGGCCCGGCTCGGCGGCCGCATCTTCCAGCCCGAGCTGGAGGGCGAGGGGGCGCTGGAGGGCCGGGGGGCTCGAGTTGCGCTGCGCTTTGGCTACCGCGAGGGGCTCTGGGCCGAGGCCGAGGGGGCAGGGCTTTCAGCCCGGCTGGAGGGAAGGCATCTGAGGGTGGACTTCTCCGGGAGCCTCGAGCCCTTCACGGGCCTGCCCGTTTCCCTGAGGACCCAGGGCGAGGGACCCTGGGAGCGGCTGGTCCTGCCCTTGCGCCTGAGCGGGCCCAATCTCGAGGCCGAGGGCCTCCTCCGGCCGGCCCAGCCCCTGCTCCAGCTTGCCGGCCGCTACGAGCGCCAGCGCTTTGAGCTGGCCTACGATGGCATGGCGCGCCTGCGGCTGGAGGGGCCGTACGCCACCGGGCTGGTGCGCTGGGTGGACGGGGCCCCCAGCGGGCTCCTCAGCCTCGACCTGCCCCTGCCCATAGGGCGCCTCGTGGGCCGGGCCGATCTGGATGGGGGTCGGGTGACCCTGGAGGGGCAGGAGGGCCTGCGGGGTCGGGTGCTGGCCCAGCTCCGCGAGGGGTGGGGCCAGCCGGCCCGCTGGCGCGTGGAGGCTGGCTTGCAGGGGGCCCTGGCCGGCCAGCCGCTCGGGTTCTCGGGGCGCTTCGAGCTGGATGGGGCGCCGCTGGCCCTCCGCGGCGGGGGGCAGCTGGAGCTTCCTGGCTGGGGGGGTCTGGCCCTGGAGGCCCAGGGGGAGGAGGTGGAGGTTCGCGGCCAGGAGGGGCTGGACCCTTTGCAGGGTCGGCTGGTCCTGCGCCCTTTGCGCCTGGACTGGTCGTACGTGGGGGCGCTGCCCAGGGGCTTGGGGGAGCTCACGGCCCGCGGCACCTACCCCGGGCGCTGGGCCCAGGGCCGTTACCAGGGGTTCGGTCAGGCGCTGGCCCTGGAGGGGGAGGAAAGAACTCTGCGGCTTTCTGCCCCCGGGCTGGAGGCGCGTCTGGCGCCGGAGGGGCTTTCGGCCCGGCTGGCGGGGTACCGGCCCCTAGAGGGTCTGCAGCTTTCCGGGGTGCTGGAAGGGGCCTGGCAGGCGCTCTCGGCCCGGCTGGAGTGGGCAGGCTGGGGCCGCCAGGGGGGACTGGAGGCCCGCTGGGCGGAGAGGCGGCTGGAGGCCCGGCTGGAGGGCGACCTGGCCGGCGCGCTGGTCTATGACGGAGCCTGGAAGGGGCGGCTCGAGCTGCGGGAGGGGTATTTTGAGCTCTCGGGCACGGGCCTTCCCTTACTCGAGGGTGAGGCGCTGGGCCTGGCCCTCCGCCTGCGCTACCCCTGGTTGGAGGTGGCGGCCAGCAGGGAGGAGCTGAACCGACCGGATGGGCACCTCACCTTGGAGCTGGCCAGGCGCGAGGCCAGCGGCAGCCTGGCGCTGGCGGGCCTAGTGCTCCGGGGGCAGGGGCCCAGGCTGGAGGGGGGCTATCCCCTGGCCGATGGCCGGCTTCTGGCGGAGCTGGACCTCCGCACCCTGGTCCTCGAGCTCAGCGCCCCCGGGCTGGGCACGGGTGCGCTGAGGTTGGCGCAGGGCCAGCTTGGCGGCGCGATGACCCTCTCGCTTTACGGGCTGGAGGCCAGCCTGGAAGGCTCCGGCGAGGAGCTTCGGCTGCGCGTACGGCACCCCGAGACCCCCTGGCTGCCCTGGGGGGCGGGAGGATTGGAGGGAAGGGTGGGGTTGGACGGGGCGTGGCGCCTGCTTTACCAGGACGTCGGGCGCAGGCAGCGGCTCAGGGCTGAGGGCCGGCTGCTGGAGGGCCGGCTGGAGGCCGAGGGGGCCTGGCTCGAGGGCCAGATGCGCTATGCCCAAAGCGCCTGGCAGGGCCGCCTGCGCGCCAACCTACCCCTGGAGACCCTGGCCAGCCGGTTGGAGCTCGAGCTGGAGGGAAGGGAGGTCCTCGAGGCCCGTGGACACCTGCGCGGCGACCTGGGCAGGCTGGATCTGGAGGCCCGCCTGGGCCGCGAGGGGCCCAGCGCCCGGGCCGGCTTCGACGACCTGGCCGTGGAGGAGGTGCCCTGGGTGAATGGCCGCCTTCCCTTCCTGACTGGACGGGCCACAGGGTCTCTCCTCTACGAGCAAGGCCGGCTGCGCTTCGAACTCAAAAGCCCAGCCCTCCGGGTCAGGGGGGATGAGCTGGCCCTCGCGAGCCGGCTGGAAGGCGTCTGGCAGGGGGGCCGTGGGGAGGCGCTGCTCAGCCTGGAGCGCGCCAGCGCGCAAGGGGAGGGGCTCGGCGCCAACCGCACCACCCTGCGGCTGCGGCTTGGGGGTGGGCGGCTGGAGGGAGAGGCCTCTGCACAAGCGTTTCCGCTGCACTGGCTGTTTTCTGCCTGGGCCGGTGAGCTGGCGGGCCGGGCCTTCTGGACGGGCCAGGCCCGCTTCAGCCTGAACCTGGAGGACCCCTGGGCCTCGAGGGGGGTCTGGGTGGGGGAGTACCTGCGCTTCGAAGGGGGGGGCGACACCCTGGTGGGCCGGGCAGCTTTGCGCTTCGAGCAGGAGCGGCTCTACATCGACCACCTGGCCCTCTCGGGCAAGGGCACCTGGAGCGGCTCGGGCTACTACGGCCGGCGGGGCAGCGACCTGCAGCTCAACCTGGAGAACACCGTCTTCACCCCGGTGCTTCAGGTAATCCCCAACCTCAAGCCCCTGACCCCGGAGGGCAGCGGCACCCTGCGGCTCAGGGCGAACGGCCGGACCTTTGAGCTTGCTTTGGAAGATTTCAAATTCAGGCTGGGCCCGGTGCGGGCCGAGACCCCCCGGGCGCTGGTGCGGGTGGCCGACTCTGCCCGGGCCGAGGGGCGCCTCCGCCTCACCGCCCCCTACCCCGCCGAGGCCCAGCTTTCCGGGGAGGGCGATCTGAGCAGCTTTACCGTGCGCGCCGTTGGAAGCGCCAACCTGCCCCTGCTTAGCCCGGACGAGCCCTTTGCCCTGAGCTTTAGCTACCCGGCCTACACCCTCGATGCTACCCTGCAGCGGCGCCCTGCCCGGCTCTACGGCACCCTTTTCCCCCAGCTCATCCTGACCCTACAGGGCCAGGTACCGGTGAGCTACCCCCGCTACTTCCTGCTCGACGGCCTTTTAGACACCAACCTGATTCTGCGTTACCAGCGGGGGAGCTACCTCCTGCAGGGGGCGGTGGAGGTGCTCCGCGCCCGCCTGGGCTTGCCCGAAGGAGAGCGGGAGGTCTCCATCGCCCTACCGGCCGAGCCCGCCCAGGCTGGAGGCGGGATGCCGGTGGAGTTTGTCAACGTCCAGATTCGGGCCGAACGGGGTGTGCTGATCCAGGAGTCGCTGGCCCAGGGGGAGCTGGCGGGAGAGGTCTACCTGAGCGGGAGCCTGCTCGACCCCTACCTATCCGGCGAGGTGGTGCCCCTGCGGGGCAGCTTCAGGCTGTGGGACCGCGATTTCGTCATCCGGGACCGGGGCCAGGAGCGCAGCTACGCCCGCTTCACCCCTTCGGCGGGCATCCTGCCCGAGCTGCAGATAATCGCCGACACCACCGTTTTAGACCGGGCCCAGGACAACCAGCGCATCCAGGTCAACCTAACCCTGCGGGGCACCTTCGTGCGGCAGAACGGGCGGATTAAGGTGAACCTCACCCCCAGCTTTGTGGCCCTTGCCGGCGGCGAGCCCGCCCGGAAGAACGACGGCGAGGTCTATACTGAGGCCGAGATCTACGCTCTTTTGCTGCTGGGTCGCTCCGACCTTTCGGCCCTGCCGGCGGACATCGCCCAGACAGGGCTTCAGGCTGCGGTGCAGAACTTCATCGTGGGTCAGCTCGAGCGCGAGCTGGCCCGGGCCCTGGGGCTCGACCAGGTGCGCCTGGAGATCCCCGCCTTGAATGGGGGCACCCTGGAGGAGACCCGCTTCACCGTGGGGCGCTACCTTTCCTCGGAGCTCTTCCTGGCCTACAGCGTGGACCTGCGCGGCTACCAGACTCTCTTCGCCGAGTACCAGCAGGGCGATTTCCGCTTCCGCTTCAGCAGCGAGGTCTTCCCCCGCCCCAGGCCCGAGCTCACCTTGGGCTATACCCTGCGCCCTTTGGGAATTGACCTGACCCTGGACCTGGCCACAGGGGTGAGCGATGGCGTTCGCGGCGATGGGATTCGCTTTGGGGTGGGCCTCACCTTCCGCTTCTAG
- the floA gene encoding flotillin-like protein FloA (flotillin-like protein involved in membrane lipid rafts) translates to MEVGALILAGILLLAVFLFFYLVPVPLWITALFSGVNVPLTSLVGMRFRRIPPAKIVNPMIKAFKAGIPVETAKLEAQYLAGGNVDRVVDALIAADKAGIKLNFDRAAAIDLAGRDVLEAVKLSVNPKVITSPTVAGMAKDGIQLLVTARITVRANIDRLVGGAGEETIVARVGEGIVASIGQSEDHKMVLEQPDRISKTVLAKGLDAGTAFEILSVDIAEVDVGKNIGAQLRTDQAEADKKIAQAKAEERRAMAVALEQENAALVEAMRAKLVEAQAAVPLALAEALRNGRLGVMDYYQLKNIEADTDMRESISRASGGSTPEGGSGTTPPR, encoded by the coding sequence ATGGAAGTAGGTGCCCTAATCCTAGCCGGTATCCTTTTGCTGGCGGTTTTCCTCTTCTTTTACCTGGTTCCCGTTCCCCTCTGGATCACCGCGCTCTTCTCCGGGGTGAACGTGCCCCTCACCTCCTTAGTGGGCATGCGCTTCCGCCGGATTCCCCCGGCCAAGATCGTCAACCCCATGATCAAGGCCTTCAAGGCCGGCATACCGGTGGAGACGGCCAAGCTCGAGGCCCAGTACCTGGCCGGGGGCAACGTGGACCGGGTGGTGGACGCCCTGATCGCCGCCGACAAGGCGGGCATCAAGCTTAACTTCGACCGCGCCGCAGCCATCGATCTGGCGGGGCGCGACGTGCTGGAAGCAGTCAAGCTCTCGGTCAACCCCAAGGTGATCACCAGCCCCACGGTGGCCGGGATGGCCAAGGACGGCATCCAGTTGCTGGTCACCGCGCGCATCACCGTGCGGGCCAACATCGACCGGCTGGTGGGGGGTGCGGGCGAGGAGACCATCGTGGCCCGGGTGGGCGAGGGGATTGTGGCCTCCATCGGGCAGTCGGAGGACCACAAGATGGTGCTCGAGCAGCCCGACCGTATCTCCAAGACCGTGCTGGCCAAGGGGCTGGACGCGGGAACGGCCTTCGAGATTCTTTCGGTGGACATCGCCGAAGTGGATGTGGGCAAGAACATCGGGGCCCAGCTTCGCACCGACCAGGCCGAGGCGGACAAAAAGATCGCCCAGGCCAAGGCCGAGGAGCGGCGGGCCATGGCGGTGGCGCTGGAGCAGGAAAACGCCGCCTTGGTGGAGGCCATGCGGGCCAAGCTGGTGGAGGCCCAGGCCGCGGTGCCCCTGGCGCTGGCCGAGGCTTTGCGCAACGGGCGCCTTGGGGTCATGGACTACTACCAGCTCAAGAACATCGAGGCCGACACCGACATGCGCGAATCCATCAGCCGGGCCAGCGGGGGCAGCACCCCGGAGGGCGGCTCGGGCACCACGCCCCCCCGCTAG
- a CDS encoding PhoH family protein, with the protein MLEKSKEAKAVVPLHSPQETLALLGHGDQHLKTLRKLLPAQLVVRGQEVQISGRPADVRLAERVVRDLVTLVRQGAELDLSTVEQVVAGAESGQPQPGEGGPLLLGGEITLPGRLKPKTPGQRRYIEAISTHDITFGIGPAGTGKTYLAVAMAVAFLKAKRVKRIILTRPAVEAGERLGFLPGDLQAKIDPYLRPLYDALFDMIDAERFEQYIQSGVIEVAPLAFMRGRTLNDAFIILDEAQNTTPEQMKMFLTRIGFNSRVVITGDITQIDLPKAQKSGLVEALRILKGIEGIAQQRFLESDVVRHPLVARIIKAYEAYEHQSGPAPG; encoded by the coding sequence ATATTGGAGAAGAGTAAGGAAGCCAAAGCGGTAGTGCCGCTGCACTCTCCACAGGAAACCCTGGCCCTTCTGGGCCACGGGGACCAGCATCTGAAAACCCTGCGCAAACTTCTTCCCGCCCAGCTGGTGGTGCGGGGCCAGGAGGTGCAGATCAGCGGAAGGCCCGCCGATGTGCGCCTGGCCGAGCGGGTGGTGCGGGACCTGGTCACCCTGGTGCGCCAGGGAGCCGAGCTGGACCTAAGCACGGTAGAACAGGTGGTGGCAGGGGCCGAGAGCGGCCAGCCCCAGCCTGGGGAGGGCGGCCCCTTACTCCTGGGGGGCGAGATCACCCTGCCGGGGCGGCTCAAGCCCAAAACCCCGGGCCAGCGCCGGTACATCGAGGCCATCAGCACCCACGACATCACCTTCGGCATCGGCCCGGCCGGAACCGGCAAAACCTATCTGGCGGTAGCGATGGCGGTGGCCTTCCTCAAGGCCAAGCGGGTCAAGCGCATCATCCTCACCCGCCCGGCGGTGGAGGCGGGGGAGCGGCTTGGGTTTTTGCCCGGCGACCTTCAGGCTAAGATCGACCCCTACCTGCGGCCCCTTTACGACGCGCTTTTCGACATGATCGATGCCGAACGCTTCGAGCAGTACATCCAGTCCGGGGTCATCGAGGTAGCCCCCCTGGCCTTCATGCGGGGCCGCACCCTGAACGATGCCTTCATCATCCTGGACGAGGCGCAAAACACCACGCCCGAACAGATGAAGATGTTCCTGACCCGCATAGGCTTCAACAGCCGGGTGGTGATTACCGGCGACATCACCCAGATCGACCTGCCCAAAGCGCAAAAAAGCGGCCTGGTGGAGGCCCTGCGCATCCTCAAGGGCATCGAGGGCATCGCCCAGCAGCGTTTTTTGGAATCGGACGTGGTGCGGCACCCGCTGGTGGCCCGCATCATCAAGGCCTACGAGGCCTACGAGCACCAAAGCGGGCCCGCCCCGGGCTAG
- the ybeY gene encoding rRNA maturation RNase YbeY: MPIVDLVTHLPLPRGLAPRLRRALQGLMRELGQEDKALTLVLTNDQEIRALKRAHWGEDAPTDVLSFPTYEPGDPFIPPHLGDIVISVEHAGRQAGALGHSLETELRVLAAHGLWHLLGHDHLDEAGWEGFRRVQARILEL; this comes from the coding sequence ATGCCCATCGTGGACCTGGTAACCCACCTCCCCCTGCCCCGGGGGCTCGCGCCCCGGCTCAGGCGGGCCCTGCAGGGCCTGATGCGCGAGCTGGGCCAGGAGGACAAGGCCCTGACCCTGGTTCTGACGAACGACCAGGAGATAAGGGCCCTCAAAAGGGCCCACTGGGGTGAGGATGCCCCCACCGATGTGCTCTCCTTCCCCACCTACGAGCCAGGCGACCCCTTCATCCCCCCCCACCTGGGGGATATCGTGATCAGCGTGGAGCACGCAGGCCGCCAGGCCGGGGCCCTGGGCCACAGCCTGGAGACGGAGCTGCGGGTGCTGGCCGCGCACGGGCTTTGGCATCTTTTGGGACACGACCACCTGGACGAGGCCGGCTGGGAGGGTTTTCGGCGGGTACAGGCGCGAATCCTAGAGCTCTAG